The proteins below come from a single Mercenaria mercenaria strain notata chromosome 3, MADL_Memer_1, whole genome shotgun sequence genomic window:
- the LOC128556042 gene encoding E3 ubiquitin-protein ligase TRIM71-like, with the protein MSASVQPHEDVEEYVCPACKDVLTDPILLPCLHSLCKTCLSTSYTQNISQRVFKCPQCDDDIEKPDNGVDEFQPNYFLNGLVSVYKAKTSKDIKCKICEFQKKDNFAILKCLSCGDFLCEDCGNAHTLTRMTMDHQVESLSELQDGRRDKDMRQKQIITCKTHDGESVKYYCESCSLPICRECQLEDHVGHTCATAKDSQASRRKAIANMIINVEQKIQALKQIAENVDSTVNDINKREKDLIEGVEKTVKKLMDQIEKEKTEILKGLKQTMDDQRDACAARKEQIKTLSDIFAGNVSFCNEIVKNGKDVEVLYQEKPIRRRLMALQSKNVSDLAMKWHAPDIRFRNVFLTVDRIGLFDLTLSKGFSRKPEAPLKFGARHVTGFQLIRRINTTVPREDSFECRATGLGFLYEDHFVVGDQENRKVKIFTRMGHYTETVANVKPSGLAICCDVIGVTDTMSLHLYTNDRTIKKKISLESTGSSYPVAALSDQNFIVVNNKTASFLMFDLRGELVHDVVPAKGSKIRNPVFITSNSKGHIIVSDWLSNCVIIMDDQGKTIKEFKIKAKMGKSAWLPGSICCDHFDNIYVSDFSRSRIIVLNPQGEFMFEHETRMDYLDRPRCMTTDGNGCLLVSGKGGYLNMYNIQYI; encoded by the coding sequence ATGTCTGCTAGCGTCCAGCCGCATGAAGATGTTGAAGAATATGTCTGCCCTGCATGTAAAGATGTGCTAACTGATCCAATCCTTCTACCGTGCTTACACTCACTCTGCAAGACGTGCCTTAGTACCAGTTACACACAAAACATATCCCAGCGTGTCTTCAAGTGCCCACAATGTGATGACGACATTGAAAAACCGGACAACGGCGTGGATGAATTTCAACCGAACTATTTTCTGAATGGCTTAGTTTCTGTTTACAAGGCAAAAACATCAAAAgacatcaaatgtaaaatatgcGAGTTTCAAAAGAAAGACAATTTTGCTATATTAAAATGTCTAAGCTGCGGGGACTTTCTTTGCGAGGATTGTGGGAACGCACATACGTTAACGCGCATGACTATGGACCATCAAGTCGAGTCTCTTTCTGAGCTTCAAGATGGCAGACGAGATAAAGACATGCGACAAAAACAGATAATAACTTGTAAAACTCATGACGGTGAATCAGTGAAGTATTACTGCGAATCTTGTTCATTGCCTATCTGCCGGGAATGTCAATTGGAAGATCACGTTGGACATACATGTGCTACCGCCAAAGATTCACAGGCATCTAGACGCAAAGCTATTGCAAACATGATCATCAATGTCGAGCAGAAGATTCAGGCCCTGAAACAAATTGCAGAAAACGTCGATAGTACAGTAAATGACATCAACAAACGTGAAAAAGATCTTATCGAGGGTGTGGAAAAGACGGTTAAGAAACTAATGGATCAAATCGAAAAGGAGAAGACAGAAATACTGAAAGGTTTGAAGCAAACTATGGATGACCAAAGAGATGCCTGTGCCGCGCGAAAAGAACAGATCAAGACCCTGTCCGACATTTTTGCTGGTAACGTGTCTTTCTGCAATGAAATCGTTAAAAATGGAAAGGACGTAGAAGTATTATATCAAGAGAAACCCATTCGTCGTCGTTTGATGGCGCTGCAGTCAAAAAATGTCAGTGATCTCGCGATGAAATGGCATGCTCCTGATATAAGATTCAGAAACGTATTCCTGACCGTTGACCGCATTGGATTATTCGATTTAACTTTGTCGAAGGGGTTTTCTCGAAAACCGGAAGCTCCCCTCAAGTTCGGAGCAAGACATGTCACTGGATTCCAGCTTATTAGACGCATTAACACGACAGTTCCCCGTGAAGACAGCTTTGAGTGCCGGGCAACAGGGCTTGGTTTCTTGTACGAAGACCATTTCGTCGTAGGTGaccaagaaaacagaaaagtaaaGATTTTTACACGAATGGGTCATTACACAGAAACAGTGGCCAATGTCAAACCATCCGGACTTGCCATTTGCTGTGACGTCATCGGCGTCACTGATACAATGTCATTGCATTTGTACACAAATGATAGAActatcaaaaagaaaatatcactAGAGAGTACAGGTTCATCGTACCCAGTTGCCGCATTGTCAGACCAGAACTTTATAGTGGTAAATAACAAAACAGCATCTTTCCTGATGTTTGATTTACGAGGGGAACTGGTACATGACGTTGTTCCAGCAAAAGGTTCCAAGATCAGAAATCCAGTCTTCATAACAAGCAACAGCAAAGGTCATATCATCGTCTCTGATTGGCTTTCAAACTGCGTGATTATAATGGACGATCAAGGGAAGACAATTAAGGAATTCAAAATCAAGGCGAAGATGGGAAAATCTGCATGGCTGCCCGGTAGTATCTGTTGTGACCATTTCGATAATATCTATGTGTCAGACTTTAGCAGAAGCAGGATAATTGTACTGAATCCCCAGGGAGAATTTATGTTCGAGCACGAGACCCGGATGGACTACCTGGACAGGCCAAGGTGCATGACAACCGATGGTAACGGATGTTTGTTAGTCTCGGGGAAGGGAGGATATCTCAACATGTACAATATTCAGTATATTTGA